In Nicotiana tabacum cultivar K326 chromosome 21, ASM71507v2, whole genome shotgun sequence, one DNA window encodes the following:
- the LOC107801711 gene encoding putative transcription factor bHLH041, with the protein MEDENDAITRAYHSSHSQIQENLARDYRLATQKATAFRRFIRSNLVPILAHKQNMLNRSITFFKNLYLMRRQEQIQVKSTQVHHMISERRRREKLNENFQQLRSLLPPGTKKDKASVLAATTENIISLKAQVEELSKRNEILEAQLLKKKEASEFTSGSGKLVVQIINISESTSEARIVELQVIVKGKCSKLDLVIRLLEFLKMADNVSIESVEANTRMVQSCPVTLVTLRLRIQGDEWDESAFLEAAKKVAGDMEIIG; encoded by the exons ATGGAAGACGAAAATGATGCAATAACAAGAGCATATCATTCATCACATAGCCAAATTCAAGAGAATTTGGCACGAGATTATCGATTAGCTACACAAAAGGCTACTGCATTCAGAAGATTTATTAGATCAAATTTAGTTCCAATATTAGCTCATAAACAAAACATGTTGAATAGATCCAtaacatttttcaagaacttgTATTTGATGAGGAGGCAAGAACAGATTCAGGTGAAAAGCACTCAAGTTCATCACATGATTTCGGAGAGAAGAAGACGCGAAAAACTTAATGAGAATTTTCAACAACTGAGATCTTTGCTCCCTCCTGGAACTAAG AAGGACAAAGCATCAGTTCTTGCTGCTACAACAGAAAACATAATTTCTTTGAAAGCTCAAGTGGAAGAACTAAGTAAAAGGAATGAAATATTGGAAGCACAacttttgaaaaagaaagaagccTCTGAGTTCACAAGTGGAAGTGGAAAACTAGTTGTTCAGATAATAAATATAAGTGAATCAACATCAGAAGCAAGAATTGTGGAATTGCAAGTTATAGTAAAGGGAAAATGCAGCAAATTGGATTTGGTTATTCGTTTGCTGGAATTCTTGAAAATGGCTGACAATGTAAGCATAGAGTCAGTAGAAGCAAATACTAGGATGGTTCAATCATGTCCAGTTACTCTAGTAACCTTGAGATTAAGAATCcag GGAGACGAATGGGACGAATCTGCTTTCCTGGAAGCAGCCAAAAAGGTTGCTGGAGACATGGAAATTATTGGCTAA